Below is a genomic region from Salvelinus fontinalis isolate EN_2023a chromosome 2, ASM2944872v1, whole genome shotgun sequence.
TGGAGCTCATAAAGGAACCCTTCTCTCTGGTGGAGTTTGATGAGGAGGAGGTGAACGAAAAGAAAGGTAGCCTATCGTCACAGAACTGCCACACAAAGTCTACTATCACaatgttacatttacattcttTTAGTACTCACAACAGAAACAAAATACTTTTGGTGTGTGCTTTTCTTCTCTGGGTGATAAGCCAACTGAAAAACATCCAATGTGTTATCTTGTTTCTTTGATAATACAATGAACAAAATCAATACATTTTGTTTATTCATATTTATTTTCAGATGAAGATGGCTCTGAGTTTCTGAGGGAATTAACAGGGGCCCTGGATGGACTACACATATCCACAAAAGCTGACAAACTTGGCAAGGTTGGCGCAATACATTTCTCTTGATTTCATTTAAAGCCAGAGATCTTTCTGTCTCATGCTAGTGGTCCAATATTATAGCAGTGTTTGTTGCTATCTTCTGAAGAGTTTTGGTAGAACTGAGTTTTAAATGGACTGAGTTCACTACTCGTCTTTGCGTTTTCTGCGTATTTGCAGCAATTTTTAAATTCTATGTTTCTGGATTCTGCATTCATTGCAATTCAGGCAACACCTCTTCTCCAGTTGATAGATCACTAATCTCTAACCTATTTTCTCTCTGCATACCACTTATCAGGTGAGTAAAAATGCATGTGACCAGATTGCCCAAATGACCAAACTCATAAAGGAAGAAGGGAATGAAGAGGAAGTGGCAAAAACCTATACTGTTGAGGTATTGGAAAAAAAATAATGTGTATCAAGGTCATTATCTGACTGTGACTATTGGAATGGAGCTTTACTCCTTTCTGTTGTAACTACTGATGTGAGAGTTGTTGATTCCTCTCAGGATGTCCACTCGTTGGCCATCAGAAACCTGGCTGAGCTCACAGCCAGATCCATAGAGCAGTTCCACAAAGTGGCCGAGATGATCCTGTTCTATACCAGCCAGGAGGTCACCACTCTGGAGCAGGCCAAAATCCTCTCGCAGTAAGTTCCTACACACCATCAGCCATCTACAGTGTTATATTACGAGTCATAAAtacagccttcagaaagtattcacaccccttgactttttcagccGAAATTTAAAATTGATAtgttgtcactggtctacacacagtATCCCATAATGTGAAATTATGTTTTTggaaatttttacaaattaattaaacatTATCATCTGAAATGTCTTGTGCCAATAAGGATTCAACACCTTTTTTATgaaaagcctaaataagttcaagagtTAAAATGAGCTTAaccagtcacataataagttgcatggactcactcggtgtacaataatagtgtttaacatgattttgaaaTTACTACCTTATCtctttaccccacacatacaattatctgtaaggtcatccagttgagcagtgaatttcaaaccgattcaaccacaaagaccagagtggttaattacactttggatgttgtatcaatacacccactcactacaaagataaaggcatccttcctaactcagttgccggagatgaaggaaaccgctcagggatttcaccatgaggccaatggtaactttaaaacagttaaagaATATTATGGCTATGATGGGAgaaagttactccacaatactaacctaaatgaccgagtgaaaagaaggaaacctgtacagaataaaaaatattccaaaaaaaGCATccgtttgcaataaggcactaaagtaatactgaaaaaaaacGTGGCAAAGAAAGtaactttgtcctgaatacaccgcctgatgtttggggcaaatccagtgTATCACTGAGAACCACTCTAAATATattcaaacatggtggtggctgcatcatgttatgggtatgcttgtcgtcagcaaggactagggagttttacattttttttaatgaaagaaCAGAATAGAGCtgaacacaggcaaaatcctaaaggaaaaccttgttcggtctgctttccaacagacactggaagataaattcacctttcagcaggacaatggccAAAAATACACTTTAGTTGCtgaccaagatgacattgaatgttccagaGTTGcctagttttgacttaaatctgcttaaatCTATGGCAGGActtgctgtctagcaatgatcaacaaccaacttgacagaaatgaataataatatatatatacagtggggagaacaagtatttgatacactgcaggtttttctacttacaaagcatgtagaggtctgtcatttttatcataggtacacttcaactgtgagagatggaatctaaaacaaaaatccagaaattcacattgtatgatttttaagtaattaatttgcattttattgcatgacataagtatttgatacatcagaaaagcagaactttaaTATTTGATACAGAAacttttgtttgcaattacagagaatcatacgtttcctgtagttcttgaccaggtttgcacacactgcagcagggattttggcccactcctccatagagaccttctccagatccttcaggtttcggggctgttgctgggcaatacggactttcagctccctccaaagattttctattggcttcagatctggagactggctaggccactccaggaccttgagatgcttcttacggagccactccttagttgccctggctgtgtgtttcgggtcgttgtcatgctggaagacccagccacgacccatcttcaatgctcttactgagggaaggaggttgttggccaagatctcgcgatacatggccccatccatcctcccctcaatacggtgcagtcgtcctctCCCCTTTGCAGAAaggcatccccaaagaatgatgtttccacctccatgcttcacggttgggatggtgttcttggggttgtattcatccttcttcttcctccaaacacggcgagtggagtttagaccaaaaagctatatttttgtctcatcagaccacatgaccttctcccattcctcctctggatcatccagatggtcattggcaaacttcagacgggcctggacatgcgctggcttgagcagggggggaccttgcgtgcgctgcaggattttaatccatgatggcgtagtgtgttactaatggttttctttgagactgtggtcccagctctcttcaggtcattgaccaggtcctgccgtgtagttctgggctgatccctgaccttcctcatgatcattgatgccccatgaggtgagatcttgcatggagccccagaacgagtgtgattgaccgtcatcttgaacttcttccattttctaataattgcgccaacagttgttgccttctcaccaagctgcttgcctattgtcctgtagcccatcccagccttgtgcaggtctacaatttaatccctgatgtccttactcagctctctggtcttggccattgtggagaggttggagtctgtttgattgtgtGGAcaggtcttttatacaggtaacgagttcaaacaggtgcagttaatacaggtaatgagtggagaagtcatggtgtggggtggcatttctttgtggggccgcacagccctccatgtgctcgccagaggtagcctgactgccattaggtaccgagatgagatcctcagaccccttgtgagaccatatgctgacacatgcacatttgtggcctgctggaggtcattttgcagggctctggcagtgcacctccttgcacaaaggcggaggtagcggtcctgctgctgggttgttgccctcctacggcctcctccacgtctcctgatgtactggcctgtctcctggtagagcctccatgctctggacactacgctgacagacacagcaaaccttcttgccacagctcgcattgatgtgccatcctggatgagctgcactacctgagccacttgtgtggggtgtagactccgtctcatgctaccactagagtgaaagcactgccagcattcaaaagtgaccaaaacatcagccaggaagcataggaactgagaagtggtctgtggtcaccacctgcagaaccactcctttattgggggtgtcttccatttgcacaacagcatgtgaaattccctgacgaaggccatgcagcggAAACGCGTTGGTTTTTAAACAGCTTTGTTTCTTTTAAACAAGGAAaaatactaataaaggcattttaattaattatatgaagagtgccttggtccttctttctttttgatgaccaatttacaccttttaccaaagagcaccttctatctaccaaaatatactatagtgtaccttagtagcgcttcccttcttCCTCTTTctagcatgtgaaatttattgtcaatcagtgttgcttcctaagtggacagtttgatttcacagaagtgtgattgacttggagttacattgtgttgtttaagtgttccctttatttttttgagcagtatatatatttgtttgttttgattttttttttatctcaagcccccgtccccacaggaggccttttggtagcccgtcattgtaaataagaatttgtacttaactgacttgcctagttaaatcaaggttataaaaatataaatatcctAGTACGTGATTGTGCTCTAACTCAACATTTTGTTCTCCCCTTACAGAATAACAATTGTTTTGTGTAAAGAGATATCATTACTTTCCAAGAAGTTCACATCCTGTTTAACTACAATAGGGGTAAGATGGTAATTCTTTACGAACCTATATCACAAAGTATATTTAGCCTATCACTTAGCTTACACTCTTCGTAGCTACATTCACAGAACTCTGCTTCAGATGTTAATATTCAAGGTCTTGCACAACTTTCCATCATGGAACTTGTGTAATGCATCACTATGACAACTAATAAATGGTATTTTGTGTTTCACAAAGTAATCAACCTTATTTTAAagcagtggtattcaaagtcTTGGTCATGACCCCCATTGCGTCGCGGGGGAATTGGAGTGTGGTccccaaaacaaaaataaattaagAGAAagattattgtatgggacaatatacAAATGTGTTTGGGAAAGATAAGTTGATTAATGAGATGAAAATGTAATTATTTGAAGATTACtggtttattaaaaaaaatacagttttTAAGGTTGTCCTCAGAtttggggaggggtgtgtgtgtctttcgGAGGGGTTGGGTAAAAAGTGGAAATTTCAGCTGGACCTTGTGTGCAATTGGCCAATAAAATGATCTTAAACaaaaaatatggtggtggatcttgatttttatggggctattttgcttccactggtcttgGGGCCCTTAAGGTCAATGGCATCATGAACTtgacccagtaccaggacattttatccaagataataaccccaagcacacatcaaaatccacaaagaaatggttaattggccacaaaaatcaacattttgcaatggccatctcattctctggacttgaaacccattgaaaacctgttgGTTAAATTGAAGAGGGCAGAGCATAAGcacagacgaaggatatcaaggatctggaagaaTTATGTATGGagaaatggtctaagatccctcccaatgtgttctccaactcataaaacattttagaaaaaggctcagtgccgttatcctcGCAGGGTGCGGTATTGAAAACGAGTGTCAATTTTGACCCGTACCTATTTGACAAAAACTTgaaaaacaaaatctctttctcggagcaattgtattagtataaaataatgtaAAGTAAGAGTACAGATTgttgtacttttttgagaaagaTAAGTTAGGAGATGAGAATTCTCATTAATTGAAGGTTACTTGTTTATGTAAAAATCAAAAATATACAGATTTTAAGGTTGTAATCAAATTTGGGTAGGGTTGTGGTCCCCGAAATTATGGCATAAGAAATTGTGTCCCTGCTGAAAAAGTTGAAAAACCACTGCTTTAAAGAGCTTCAATCCATTAAAGAATTTGTTGCAGGGTGGTCGGTAACAAGTTGATGGAATCTTTCCATGCTGCAATGCTGACATTAACTAAAGTAATCTCCATTAGAATGATTAATTAGACCCATAGAGTAGTGTAAATGAGTCTGAGTATGTGTATAAGATTCCTGGTTCACTGAGTCCAGAGACTAATAAGAGCAAAACATTTTGTTTTGCAGTCAAATAAAAAGGGAGATGTCCTCAATCCACTCATAACAGGAGTATTTTTGGAGGTTTGTATTATTGTGCATCGCTGCATATCACATAATTCTGTCTGAAACCTGAATATTGTGTGTGTGATTTACAAATGTGGTGCATTGTTTAAGTATCTaaagtgtatatatgtatgtgtctcTTCTTTAGGCTTCCAACAGTGCATCGTACATCCAGGATGCCTTCCAGCTCCTCATGCCTGTATTGGAGGTATCCCACATTCAAAGGAGTGCTGACTCTACCCAACAGTGAACGTATCCCTCTCTCTGCTGTGCTAGCAAGGGACCCTGACAAACAAAAGCATTGACATGTCATTGCGGTTTTAAAAACCTTTACTTCCTCAGCTGTCATTCATATTTAGTTTGAAGCCTAAACTAAATTGTCATGCCTCAGAAGAAATGCACCGTTGATAGTGTTTACTCGTCATGGGGTATTGTAATGCTTTTGCTGTTGTGTAGCACAGTAGATAGACCAATGCACATTATTTGAGGAGTCGAGCTGACGTGTTTGAATGACACTGACGTCTGCATTTCTCACGTGTCCATGTCTCTATTTAACAATTACTATGATTCAATTCATTATTCATAACACCAGGATTCAGGATAACCTCAAGTACTTAACCAAGTATACAGGCTTCTGTATTACAGATGAGTGTGATATTGCTTTGCCATACCTCCCTATTTATCTGCAAATGTAATGTATGAACAGAATATTAATAATTGAATGAAGAACTATTTGAATTGTTTTAATGTGAAAAGTGGTAACTTGTGTCTTGGAACTATATCAGGTTATCCTTGGACATTTGGAGCTACATAACTGTCAGGTATTTTATGCTTCCCAAATCAAAGTAATTTCTTAAACAAAAGCCTATTACAGCTTTGTATTGATTATTGTGGAATACCAAAGCCCAAGTGAAGATTTGCATAAATGTGACACTTTGTAAAGCATTGAGTTTGTTAAAACTTTTGCAAGCCAATGAACTCCTGGATAATTGGTTCTTTATTGTGCTGAAAACTTGCTGTACATGTGGTTTGTTGTCATGACCCCCATTGGCAACTATAAAGTTCAAAACTATAGATATGTAGCATGCTATAATAATGTAATTCATTTTTCATGGGGGAAACGGCTGTATATGCTTCGTGCTCTTTAGCGACTACAATCAGGCTATTTGGGTCAGAGCTTCAAGAGAGAGTGAAGGTGAGCTTTTTTCTTCTTCACTGCGCCTGCGTAAATGTTTCTATGACTTCCGATAGCAGCAAGTAAGCCAACGTTAACCAGTAACGTTAGCTATCAAGTACTAGCAGTAGCCCCAGCAGAAGTACAAGATCATACGACGGATCAGGTAAACATTGTTATTTGTGGTTTATACGGTTCATAGTAGCTAGCCAATACCATAATGTGAGTCCAGCAGTTTCCCTAAGTGGGTTGGCTAGCTGTCCTGCCGTtttccagctaacgttagcttgtcaTATACGAACCAACGCTAGCAAACAGAACGTTAGTTAGCCATTTCGCTAGCTAGTCTAAACTAATTCGGCTAGCTACTGTTGACTGTGTTATGGAAGATTGCAGCGATGTGACAAGTTCGTAATTTGGATATCaccaaatggggggggggggggggggggggggtaaaatacaaaaaaaataaaacagtatGTTGTGGAAGATTGACGAGGTGGTTAACATTCATGTTAGCTAGCCACACTGGAGGTTAATGTTATCTACCGTGAACATACTATGTTTCCCCCTGTAACTGAGTTAGCTACCTAGCTTGTTCGTCATTTCATTGTTGCGAGCTAGCTAGTTAACCAAGTGTTTGTACAAGAAATGTTCATAATTTGCAGAAAACAAAGTGGAGTCGTTTATACAGCCAAGCTCGCTTGCTCTTGAACTACCAGCTAGTTAGCATCCCTCATACCGCAGTGATGATATCCAGGCCAGTCAGGTTTTGATTTAAGCGCCCAGCCATGTAGTTAGCTACATGTGTTTGATGCTGAATCCAGCTACTGCACACAGTTTTAACTAGCTATCATTTTGCATTTAATGTAATGGTTGATTAGCTGAATGGCCTACATTAATTTAAACCTCTTGTTCCCAGAGTTTTCTTCTTCACCAGACTGCTCCCCGAAGGTGCTGCAGAATTATCGGTGTTTTCAGTCCCTTCCTCAACCTGCAAAAATGCCAGCCGCACTTGCAGATACCAGTCAGATTATCTGTGAGGTCTGGGCAAGCAATGTGGAGGAGGAAATGAGGAAAATCCGACAGATAATTCAAAGCTACAACTCCATTGCCATGGTAATCTATCGTGCCAAATATGCATATACACTATTTTCAATTTGTGCTTAGTAGGTCTGGGAAGGTTTTGATATTGCGTTAAAACATTTTATTTCGGTCATTTAATGATGTCCTCCTTGTTCCACCAGGACACAGAATTCCCCGGAGTAGTAGTTCGACCCATTGGCGAGTTTCGCAGCACAGTAGATTACCAGTACCAGCTCTTGAGGTGCAACGTGGACCTTCTGAAAATCATCCAATTGGGACTGTCGTTTATGAACGAGGACGGAGACTATCCTCCTGGAACAACAACATGGCAGTTTAATTTCAAATTTAATTTAACGTGGGTGTTATTCCTTACATCCTTTTTACAATACAGCATAGCCAGTGATGAAATTAAAACTAGCATGCATATGCTTATTTGGGTAGGATTTGTTGCCTCATTAGAAGACTTGAGTAATAGTTTGTTTTGCTCCTTTCTGGAAAAAAAGACTGATGTTCTTTTGTAAACAGAGAGGATATGTACTCCCAGGACTCAATAGACCTACTCCAGAACTCTGGCCTCCAATTCAAAAAGCATGAGGAAGAGGGTATCGACACACTCTACTTTGCTGAGCTCCTGATGACATCTGGTTTAGTGCTGTGTGAAAATGTCAAGTGGCTCTCCTTTCACAGGTAGGGATGCTCGGAGAAATGTCAGTGGTCCTAGGCCCTAGTTTTTCCTGGTTACCAGGTTAAACTCTGGGCCCAAGTCATTAAAACTCACAACAGTGCCTCAATTGTCATTTGAGAAATGTTATGATCTACCTGCTGTTTTTCTCATTTGCAGCGGGTATGATTTTGGCTACCTGGTGAAGCTCTTAACGGACACTCGCCTACCTGAGGAGGAACATGAGTTCTTCCAGATCCTCAATCTCTTCTTCCCTGCAATCTATGACGTGAAATATCTGATGAAAAGCTGTAAGAACTTAAAGGTAAAGACACATTCCTGGTAACTTTCTTATTCATTTATGTTATGGTATTAGCAAAGCCAATGAAAGCACTGTTGGCTGTTAAGCGTGTCTGACAGTTTGAATCTGAGTCTCATGCATGCCGCAACTTTGTTGGCATGCTTAGCTTGATTAGCTAATGCAAGTCTTTGGGTCTCAGACAAGGTTACTCATCACACAAGCGTGGCTCACTGAACCGCCTCAGCTACACAAGCAATGGTGGCCTAATGGTAAAGAAATGTGACTGACATGAAATGTCAAGGCTGAGGTA
It encodes:
- the LOC129818125 gene encoding CCR4-NOT transcription complex subunit 8, giving the protein MPAALADTSQIICEVWASNVEEEMRKIRQIIQSYNSIAMDTEFPGVVVRPIGEFRSTVDYQYQLLRCNVDLLKIIQLGLSFMNEDGDYPPGTTTWQFNFKFNLTEDMYSQDSIDLLQNSGLQFKKHEEEGIDTLYFAELLMTSGLVLCENVKWLSFHSGYDFGYLVKLLTDTRLPEEEHEFFQILNLFFPAIYDVKYLMKSCKNLKGGLQEVADQLELKRIGRQHQAGSDSLLTGMAFFRMKELFFEDNIDDAKYCGRLYGLGSGSTQNQNGISSSSQEETNNKH